The following DNA comes from Castanea sativa cultivar Marrone di Chiusa Pesio chromosome 10, ASM4071231v1.
TGAGACAGCACCACAGCTAAAGTGTTGCTACTTCAACTCGGCAGACGCCGATGAAGCCTCTAGATATGCTCATAATTCCTTGCCATTGACAATGAAGTGGGTGAGAATAAGTTTACACAATGCTACAATCATGATCAATATTTACAtattactataatatttaatataattcttTTGCAAAATGCATAACCGGATGTAGGGATGTTTTTGTGCATTTTGTGTGAACAAAATTATCTGGTTTTcatttttatgggttttacaTATCTTAATGCTCGTAGGATCATAGGTGCGTAGAGAAGAATGGACAAAAGACACAGAAAGTACTTGCCCCTAGCCGAACCATCACAAATTGGAATGGGTTGGGACTTGGGATTGTTCAAAATAAGTTGGAACAAGATGATAAGATTAAATAAGTGGAATTTGTTCGGTTAAGCAAGTCGCAGGTGCTACTTGATCTCGAGTAGGTTGTGGCTTGCACTAAAAGtgctctccccctttttttgcCATGTGTCCATCTCATGGCTTAGCTTGAATCTTGCGAGTGCAATTTGGTCACGACCTCTTCTTCACAGCACTAGTGGCCCAGGGCTTAAGTATTTCTATACTGAAATACAAATTAACcccaaaatatatagaaaaaaaattgaaaaaaatagaagaaaatttgttacagaataaagcaaaaaaagGGGATTTACCATAACAATACCCAATTAACAAATAATGTTAACTCCTTTATTCAAATGCGGCTTCTTAAGAAGTATACAACCATACAAGTGcaatttttcctcaaaaaaaaaaaaaaaaaaaacatacaggTGCAACCCTCTTTCTCAACCtaaaattattcaatcaatTTCATTTATATAGTATAGTACTGCAATACCAACAAAAGAAGGAACCTTTATTAATTAGTGTTGAGGTACTTTTGAATCTCGGACTCGTCCTGCTTATAAAGATTGACCTTCAATCCATGCTTCATGTACATAGTTAATGTTAACTTTGGTGCTACAGGATGATTTTCCACCACCTTAACATGGTAGCGATAAATCACAGAGGCAGCAACGAATTTCATTTGATAGTAGGCAAAATCTTTTCCTAAGCAAAGACGAGGGCCGCCATTGAAGGCTGTAAAATTGTAGGCTGATTCATTCATGAACCTCCCATCTCTTAGCCATCTCTCTGGTTTAAACTCCCTACAATCCTTTCCCCATATGCCTTCCATTCTACCCATTGCATATATTACATAGATCACTTTTGTTCCCTTTTTCAATACTGTTCCATCTGGAAATATATCATCTTCAACAACCTATATGATGAAATATATTAgttagaatttaaaaataaaataaagctaGAATGCTGTATATTTCAATTCATTTGTTTGTACTGACATATTTAAATCAACTAAGGAACCAATTGGAGAAACTTCTATGTATCATAACTTATATATTGAGGTATTTAGATTAAGTTTGatataatatcacttttatatagGTTCttcactaatattatttttaactgtaatttgttttattaaatatcGACCATGAATTAGAAGTATGGCGTCAAGTTAATGATCCTTTGATGAAATAGCCGcctaaaatggaaaaagatcattttaaattacataaCATTGGATACATTATAGatctataatatttaatttaaactgCAATTTTGATTAATTTCAAATATTGAGAAATTGAGATGATACTAATACATCTACATGATGGTCGTGGATTCTCACGCTGTGTGAGTCACGCAAGAAGTAGTAAATGCGATGGGTTCATCATATTCATGATGGCCCTGACCTTGGGTTTTGGGATGAattattatgttataaaataattttataattgaagAAAAGTTATTATTTAAAGAATTGTTATTTAgtagaaaattattatgtacACTTTTATAttcatgaaaaaattatttttataaaatagattttccttttaaagcaaataaaaaaggGTCCTTACTTGAATTTAATCgataaaattaaatttgtgGATGATGTTTTATTTCTTGGTTCTAAAAGCATATAAATGATCacataattcaaaaaaattaaatgacatcacattttatatatagttcgatttttaatatttaatttaaattataaaataaattcatttcaaATAAAGAGCATGTTTGTTAATATATAGGGCTTGTTtggatttaaaagttaaaatgatGCTATTggaaaggtaaaaaaataaaaataaaaatgaattttaagaGTTTTGTAGTTTAATTAGTTAGTTCCCCTCATGTATCCATAACATCCAAGattcaaatttatcattttGGTTGTAACTGTCCAATgataaagactttttttttatataaattatttcattaaatgagaagatttaatttatttatttttaaaagtaattacCTCCTTGTGATCCACCGGCACTGAAGGATATAACCTTAGAGCATCAGACACAGCAGCATGTAAATAATCCATCTTCTTTATCTCCTCTGGCCTAAATATCACACTTTGGTACTCTCCCTTTTTGACCTCCTCTCTTTCACTCACTATCCCACATATCTCTTCAAGAATTCTTTCCTCTACCCTTGGATTGTGATGAAGCAGCCAGAAAAACCAGCTCAATGCCACCGAAGAAGTGTCTCTCCCAGCAAGTATAAAGTTCACGCAAATATCCCTCAAGAACTTGTCCGAAAAGGGTTGTCCAGCCTCATCTTTCAGCCCCATAAACACCGTCAAGAGGTCCGACCTTTGCTTCGACATATTATTGTCACATTGCAAAGAGAGCTCCTCCTTTCTTGTCCGAATCACATCCTCAGCAAACTCATCCACTACATTTATTGAGTGTTTTAGCTTCCTCTCCATCCCCAAGTTGAAATATCTCATGATCTTCCATATATACATCGGTGTCACAAAACGTAGCATCGTGGCTTCGGT
Coding sequences within:
- the LOC142612596 gene encoding cytochrome P450 86B1-like, producing MQSHISNHHNTMIDPSNLSSSDDELATGNFVSRQLFSLQHIPIIELFIALFVFIAIHSLRQKKHHGLPIWPVLGMLPSLVGGLRGNMYEWMSDILNNQNGTFRLKGPSFSSLNSIITSDPRNLEHLLKTKFPNFPKGPFFRDTVHDLLGNGIFNADDATWQQQRKTASIEFHSAKFRQLTTESLLELVHSRLLPILENSIKQSLPIDLQDILLRLTFDNVCMIAFGVHPSCLSPNLLEIPFAKAFEDATEATMLRFVTPMYIWKIMRYFNLGMERKLKHSINVVDEFAEDVIRTRKEELSLQCDNNMSKQRSDLLTVFMGLKDEAGQPFSDKFLRDICVNFILAGRDTSSVALSWFFWLLHHNPRVEERILEEICGIVSEREEVKKGEYQSVIFRPEEIKKMDYLHAAVSDALRLYPSVPVDHKEVVEDDIFPDGTVLKKGTKVIYVIYAMGRMEGIWGKDCREFKPERWLRDGRFMNESAYNFTAFNGGPRLCLGKDFAYYQMKFVAASVIYRYHVKVVENHPVAPKLTLTMYMKHGLKVNLYKQDESEIQKYLNTN